In Dunckerocampus dactyliophorus isolate RoL2022-P2 chromosome 14, RoL_Ddac_1.1, whole genome shotgun sequence, one DNA window encodes the following:
- the msh6 gene encoding DNA mismatch repair protein Msh6: MAKQSSLFNFFTKSPPPVSKPKPSAHPAEADVPSSVDKSNSSPKEEAKLPSNAATKVKSKSVAKNAKGGFNKLFGGKAATAKDTNPTCSFSAGALVWAKLEGHPWWPCMVVPQPLTGQQMRGRGQAQRMHVHFFDEPPTRGWVSTKYIREYQGSDSSDAKTGGLFFSGKPEIRRAMDLADKVMFDSTEKKLNMPLCTDASDEEEEEEEMELDKSTVSDDDIGHEDEQNNEESTSTKVSQRLTRSTGHKAKRRRIVVASDSEASDEEFKPEQAASSSEDEEEEGTVSSEDEENDSEQASEPDSPVKPVKRKRPAAKPAIAKPKITSTPSSAPKRAPAPITADTKSRLSAFSAPDNFESQASGLGTSGGATVWDHEKLEWLQDHRRKDGQRRRVSEEDYDRTTLYVPEDFLNRNSPGMRQWWLIKSEMFDTVIFYKVGKFYELYHMDAVIGVNELGLTFMKGTWAHSGFPEIGFARFSDVLVQKGYKVARVEQTETPEMMEARCKTLVKPTKFDRVVKREVCRIITRGTQTYSVLDGTPAESQSKFLLSLKEKTEDEGKGGCCRIYGVCFVDTSVGSFRVGQFPDDRHCSRLRTLIAHFAPAEVLFEKGNPSAETRKILKASLSSALQEGLSAGTQFWDAQKTLKTLSEEAYFRESAGNDQETGRSFLPVLLKKMTSESDSLGLTPKEGYELALSSLGGCIFYLRKCLVDQELLSMANFEEYIPVDAEMEKAAEQSSFFAQTRQRMVLDGVTLANLEIFQNGSGGTEGTLLERLDTCSSPFGKRLLKQWLCAPLCNPKSILDRLDALEDLMGAQAQVSEVSDLVKKLPDLERLLSKIHSIGTPLKGHDHPDSRAVLYEEVTYSKRKIADFLSALEGFQTMQDIINVFTSVTGDFQSTLLRQVVSFKSDHGIFPDLSAELKRWETAFDHKKARSTGVITPKEGFDPEYDQALTGIKSCEQKLQDYLDRQKKRLGCKNMAYWGTGRNRYQMEVPDSVSERNIPEEYELKSTKKGWKRYVTKESEQLFYELQGFEEKRDAALKDCMRRLFYNFDKNYSDWKTAVECMAVLDVLLALSRYSQGGDGPMTRPQVVLPNGHEQAAPFLELVGSRHPCVTKTFFGDDFIPNDVYIGCPGGSEKPEEQRHCASCVLVTGPNMGGKSTLMRQCGLVIVLAQLGCFVPAESLRFTPVDRVFTRLGASDRIMAGESTFFVELSETACILHHATKHSLVLLDELGRGTATYDGTAIACAVVKELAEKIRCRTLFSTHYHSLVEDYANNPAVRLGHMACMVENECEDPSQETITFLYKFISGACPKSYGFNAARLASLPEEVIQAGHRKAKEFEKSTISLRLFKKLCQFTEDSTMDKSHFAALVQMIHTL, encoded by the exons ATGGCGAAGCAAAGCTCGCTTTTCAATTTCTTCACCAAGTCACCACCTCCGGTATCCAAGCCGAAACCCAGTGCTCACCCTGCCGAGGCTGACGTGCCGTCGTCCGTCGACAAGTCCAACTCGTCTCCGAAAGAAGAAGCTAAACTACCGTCGAACGCGGCcactaaagtcaaatcaaaaAGTGTCGCCAAAAATGCTAAAGGAGGATTCAACAAACTGTTCGGTGGCAAGGCAGCAACAGCCAAGGATAC TAACCCCACATGCTCATTCAGCGCTGGTGCTCTTGTGTGGGCAAAGCTGGAGGGGCACCCATGGTGGCCATGCATGGTGGTACCCCAGCCTCTGACTGGACAGCAGATGCGAGGCCGTGGTCAGGCTCAGCGCATGCACGTCCATTTCTTTGACGAACCGCCTACTCGGGGATGGGTCAGCACCAAATACATCAGAGAGTACCAAG gttCCGACAGTAGCGATGCGAAAACCGGAGGGTTGTTTTTCAGTGGAAAGCCTGAAATCCGCCGTGCAATGGATCTGGCAGATAAAGTTATGTTTGacagcacagaaaaaaaattaaatatgccCCTCTGCACAGATGCCtcagatgaagaggaggaggaagaagaaatgGAG ctTGACAAGTCGACTGTAAGTGACGATGACATCGGCCATGAGGATGAACAGAACAATGAGGAGTCCACGTCAACAAAGGTCAGTCAACGTCTGACCCGTTCCACAGGACATAAGGCCAAGCGACGGCGCATTGTCGTGGCCTCGGACAGCGAGGCATCCGATGAGGAATTCAAACCCGAGCAAGCCGCAAGCAGCAGTGAGGACGAAGAGGAAGAAGGCACAGTTAGCAGTGAGGATGAAGAAAATGACAGCGAACAGGCATCCGAGCCGGACAGTCCTGTGAAGCCTGTAAAGCGCAAACGCCCTGCAGCAAAGCCTGCCATAGCAAAGCCAAAGATAACCAGTACCCCCTCTAGTGCGCCAAAACGAGCTCCAGCACCTATTACAGCGGACACAAAGTCTCGTTTGTCCGCCTTTTCTGCCCCTGACAACTTTGAAAGCCAGGCCAGTGGGTTGGGCACAAGTGGAGGAGCCACAGTTTGGGACCATGAGAAGCTGGAGTGGCTACAGGATCACAGGAGAAAAGATGGTCAAAGACGACGAGTGTCTGAGGAAGATTACGATCGTACCACTCTGTATGTGCCAGAAGACTTCCTCAACAGAAACTCTCCTGGTATGCGTCAGTGGTGGCTTATCAAATCTGAGATGTTTGACACTGTCATTTTCTATAAGGTGGGCAAGTTCTATGAGCTCTACCACATGGATGCTGTGATTGGAGTTAATGAGCTAGGACTGACCTTCATGAAAGGCACCTGGGCGCACTCAGGTTTTCCAGAGATTGGTTTTGCTCGCTTCTCAGATGTCTTGGTCCAAAAGGGCTACAAGGTGGCTCGGGTGGAGCAGACTGAAACCCCAGAGATGATGGAAGCGCGTTGTAAGACCCTGGTTAAGCCCACCAAGTTTGACCGTGTGGTGAAAAGagaggtgtgcaggatcataacACGAGGCACCCAGACCTACAGTGTGTTGGATGGTACTCCTGCTGAGAGTCAGAGCAAGTTCCTACTAAGTTTAAAAGAGAAGACTGAAGATGAAGGAAAAGGTGGGTGTTGCCGCATCTATGGCGTCTGTTTTGTGGACACCTCTGTAGGCTCCTTCCGTGTCGGCCAGTTCCCAGATGACCGCCACTGTTCACGCCTGCGCACACTCATAGCCCACTTTGCACCTGCTGAAGTGCTTTTTGAAAAGGGGAACCCATCTGCTGAGACCCGCAAAATACTTAAGGCTTCTCTGTCCTCCGCACTGCAGGAAGGCTTGAGTGCAGGCACTCAGTTTTGGGATGCTCAGAAGACTCTGAAAACCCTATCAGAAGAAGCGTACTTCAGGGAGAGTGCAGGCAACGACCAGGAGACAGGGAGAAGTTTTCTACCAGTTCTTTTAAAAAAGATGACTTCTGAGAGCGATTCACTGGGTCTTACCCCAAAGGAGGGCTACGAGCTGGCACTGTCGTCATTGGGTGGATGCATCTTCTACCTGAGGAAGTGTCTCGTAGATCAGGAGCTACTCTCCATGGCCAACTTTGAAGAATATATCCCTGTTGATGCTGAAATGGAGAAAGCTGCCGAACAGTCAAGCTTCTTTGCTCAGACTCGCCAGCGCATGGTCTTGGACGGGGTGACTCTGGCAAATCTTGAGATATTTCAGAATGGTTCTGGAGGGACAGAGGGAACACTGCTGGAGCGCTTAGACACTTGCTCCAGCCCGTTTGGCAAGCGGCTGCTCAAGCAGTGGCTCTGTGCTCCTCTTTGTAACCCAAAATCCATCTTGGACAGACTGGATGCACTGGAAGACCTCATGGGCGCTCAAGCTCAAGTTTCTGAAGTTTCCGACTTGGTCAAGAAGCTCCCCGACTTGGAACGCCTCCTGAGTAAAATTCACAGCATTGGCACGCCTCTGAAGGGGCATGACCACCCAGACAGCAGGGCAGTTCTTTACGAGGAGGTCACCTACAGCAAGCGAAAAATAGCAGACTTTCTTTCAGCTCTCGAAGGTTTCCAAACTATGCAGGATATTATAAACGTCTTCACATCAGTTACCGGTGACTTTCAATCCACACTACTCCGCCAAGTGGTCAGTTTTAAGAGTGACCACGGCATCTTTCCAGACCTTTCTGCTGAACTCAAGCGCTGGGAGACTGCATTTGACCACAAGAAAGCTCGCAGCACAGGAGTCATTACCCCGAAAGAGGGCTTTGACCCGGAGTACGACCAGGCTTTGACAGGAATCAAGAGCTGCGAGCAAAAGCTGCAGGATTACCTGGACCGACAGAAGAAGAGACTTGGCTGTAAGAACATGGCCTACTGGGGCACAGGGAGAAATCGCTATCAGATGGAAGTGCCCGACAGTGTCTCAGAGAGGAATATCCCAGAGGAGTACGAGCTGAAGTCGACAAAGAAAGGCTGGAAGCGTTACGTGACAAAGGAGTCTGAGCAGCTGTTCTACGAGTTGCAAGGctttgaggagaagagagaCGCTGCCCTGAAAGACTGCATGAGGAGGCTCTTCTACAACTTTGACAAGAACTACAGCGACTGGAAGACTGCGGTGGAGTGCATGGCGGTGCTTG ATGTGCTGCTGGCCTTGTCACGCTACAGTCAGGGGGGAGATGGACCAATGACCAGGCCACAGGTGGTCCTCCCCAATGGCCATGAACAGGCAGCGCCCTTCCTGGAGCTTGTCGGTTCTCGCCACCCGTGCGTTACCAAGACCTTCTTCGGCGACGACTTCATCCCCAATGACGTCTACATCGGCTGCCCCGGCGGCAGTGAGAAACCCGAGGAGCAAAGACATTGTGCCTCTTGTGTCCTCGTCACGGGGCCCAATATGGGCGGGAAGTCGACTCTCATGAGACAGTGTGGACTCGTGATTGTGCTCGCTCAGCTGGGGTGCTTCGTCCCTGCCGAGAGTCTGCGCTTCACACCAGTCGATCGAGTCTTCACTCGCCTGGGAGCTTCAGATCGTATCATGGCTG GAGAGAGCACCTTCTTTGTTGAACTGAGTGAGACCGCCTGCATTCTGCACCATGCCACCAAACACTCGCTTGTGCTTCTGGATGAATTAG GAAGAGGCACAGCCACATATGACGGTACTGCAATTGCTTGTGCTGTTGTGAAGGAGCTTGCTGAGAAGATCCGCTGCCGTACTCTCTTCTCCACACACTACCACTCCCTAGTGGAGGACTATGCAAACAACCCCGCAGTGCGCCTGGGCCACATG GCATGCATGGTGGAAAACGAATGCGAGGATCCGAGTCAAGAGACCATCACATTCCTTTACAAGTTTATCTCCGGTGCGTGTCCCAAAAGCTATGGCTTCAACGCCGCTCGCCTCGCCAGCCTACCAGAGGAGGTGATCCAGGCTGGGCACAGAAAGGCCAAAGAGTTTGAGAAGAGCACCATCAGCCTCAGACTTTTCAA GAAGCTCTGCCAGTTTACAGAAGACTCCACAATGGACAAATCCCACTTTGCTGCACTTGTTCAGATGATTCACACACTGTAG